From a single Hippopotamus amphibius kiboko isolate mHipAmp2 chromosome X, mHipAmp2.hap2, whole genome shotgun sequence genomic region:
- the LOC130842150 gene encoding LOW QUALITY PROTEIN: proline-rich protein 13-like (The sequence of the model RefSeq protein was modified relative to this genomic sequence to represent the inferred CDS: substituted 1 base at 1 genomic stop codon), giving the protein MWNPNARHXGPCPHPPNVGYPGGCNPAHPPPANPVCPPGPFPTPPGAPQGNPAFPPCGPCYPVPQPGYPGCQPSGPYPPPYPPPAPGMRPVNPLTPGMVGPGIVIDKKMQKKMKKAHKKKQKHHKHGKHSSSSSSSSSSDSD; this is encoded by the coding sequence ATGTGGAATCCCAATGCCAGGCATTAAGGGCCATGTCCACACCCGCCTAATGTCGGATACCCTGGAGGTTGCAATCCTGCCCATCCACCACCAGCCAACCCTGTCTGTCCTCCAGGCCCCTTTCCGACTCCCCCAGGAGCACCCCAGGGGAATCCAGCCTTTCCCCCTTGTGGGCCCTGTTATCCTGTGCCACAACCAGGGTATCCAGGATGCCAACCCTCAGGTCCCTACCCCCCTCCATACCCACCACCTGCCCCTGGCATGCGTCCTGTAAATCCATTGACTCCTGGCATGGTAGGACCAGGAATAGTGATTGACAAGAAGatgcagaagaaaatgaagaaagctcataaaaagaagcagaaacaccacaagcatggcaagcattcctcctcctcctcctcctcttccagcaGTGACTCTGATTGA